A single Clavibacter nebraskensis NCPPB 2581 DNA region contains:
- a CDS encoding carbohydrate ABC transporter permease, producing the protein MATTAVPARPTAPAAGRARGAGDAAVARGPVRRRPRFRWERFFQVMFLVPAVVYLVLFFGYPVVKNIVMSFQEYTTTTFYTGEAPWVGFANYASVLSSGIFSTALLNTFLFTIGSILGQFVIGLVLALFFRRSFPLNGLLRALLLLPWLLPLIVSSAVWKWILDQDSGVLNQFLLGTGVVQDPVPWLTSPAFALITVIAVNVWIGIPFNTTILYGGLQDIPPELYEAGSLDGATGWRGFRHITWPLLRPVVGVVLVLGVVYTIKVLDIILGLTNGGPANSTQTIATQSYTLSFQQFDFGSGAALSNILIAISAVFAVVYLRANRKAVDD; encoded by the coding sequence ATGGCGACGACCGCCGTCCCCGCCCGCCCGACCGCGCCCGCGGCCGGGCGGGCCCGGGGCGCCGGGGACGCCGCCGTCGCGCGGGGTCCCGTGCGCCGCCGTCCCCGCTTCCGGTGGGAGCGCTTCTTCCAGGTGATGTTCCTGGTGCCGGCGGTCGTGTACCTCGTGCTCTTCTTCGGCTACCCGGTCGTGAAGAACATCGTCATGAGCTTCCAGGAGTACACGACGACCACCTTCTACACGGGCGAGGCGCCGTGGGTCGGGTTCGCGAACTACGCGTCGGTGCTCTCGTCGGGGATCTTCTCCACGGCGCTGCTCAACACGTTCCTCTTCACGATCGGCTCGATCCTCGGCCAGTTCGTGATCGGGCTCGTGCTGGCGCTGTTCTTCCGCCGGTCGTTCCCGCTCAACGGGCTGCTGCGGGCGCTGCTGCTCCTGCCGTGGCTGCTGCCGCTCATCGTCTCGAGCGCGGTGTGGAAGTGGATCCTCGACCAGGACTCCGGCGTGCTCAACCAGTTCCTGCTCGGCACGGGCGTCGTGCAGGACCCGGTGCCGTGGCTCACGAGCCCGGCGTTCGCGCTCATCACGGTGATCGCCGTGAACGTGTGGATCGGGATCCCGTTCAACACGACCATCCTCTACGGCGGCCTGCAGGACATCCCGCCGGAGCTGTACGAGGCCGGGTCCCTCGACGGGGCCACCGGCTGGCGCGGCTTCCGGCACATCACCTGGCCGCTGCTGCGACCCGTGGTGGGCGTGGTGCTCGTGCTCGGCGTCGTCTACACGATCAAGGTGCTCGACATCATCCTCGGCCTCACGAACGGCGGGCCCGCGAACTCGACGCAGACCATCGCGACGCAGTCGTACACGCTCTCGTTCCAGCAGTTCGACTTCGGGTCGGGCGCCGCCCTCAGCAACATCCTCATCGCCATCTCGGCGGTGTTCGCGGTGGTCTACCTCCGCGCCAACAGGAAGGCCGTCGATGACTGA